ACCTCCAGAGCTAATTTCAGGCCGTTGATCAAagcttcatactcagcatcattgttggtgATGTAAAATTTGAAATGGATAGCACTAATCAAACGGTGCCCCTCCGGAATGATCAAGACAATCCCTGCACCTGATTCGTTACTGTTTACGGCCCCATCGACATGTAAGATCCACCAAGGATGGGGGAGTTCCTCCCTCTTATCACCGGGTGAATTTCTTTGTGAGGAAGGTTCTGCCAAAACTATGGCTTTATCATCTACTTCAAAATCAAACTCAAGTATGAAATCAACCAATGTCTGTCCCTTGATTGCCGTACGAGGACAATATTCCAAATCGAATTGTCCTAACTCTACTACCCATTTTAACATTCTTCCCGACGATTCGGGTTTGTGTAGAATATGCCAGAGCGGATAAGCAGTGCAGACTTCTATTCGGTGAGCCTGAAAATATGGTCTTAACTTTCGTGCTGCAAGAATAAGGGCCTACACCAATTTTTCCATGATGGTATATGGTTTCCGCCTCCAGTAACCTTTTGCTCACATAGTATACGGGCCACTAGTGGCTTGCTTCCTCCTTCACCAACACTGCGCTAACAGAGTATTAAGACACTGCCAAGTAAAGAATCAGTGTCTCTCCATTTTCCGGCTTGGCCAACATTCAAGGATTTCCCAACTGCTCTTTAATTTTCAGGAAAGCTTCTTCACAATCAGGGGTCCATACAAAATTCTTCCCCATTCATTTGATTGCTTTAAAAAACTCTTTGCACCTGTCTGACGACTTTGAGACAAATCGATTTAGGGCCGCAATTCTTCCTGTCAGGCTCTGCACTTGCTTGACGCTGGTAGGAGATTTCATGTCCAACAGAGCCTTGATTTTTGTCAGGTTTGCCTTAATTCCCCGGTGGTTAACCAtaaatcccaagaattttcctgATTCCACACCGAATACGCACTTCTGTGGGTTTAGCCTCATCTGAAACTTTCTCAGAATCTGGAACATCTCAGCTAAGTCGGCGATGTGATCTTCTGCCTTCTTAGATTTTACGAGCATATCATCCACGTATACCTCTACCGTTTTTCCAATCTGCCccttaaatattttatttaccaatctttgaTAAGTGGCACCGACGTTGATCAGACCGAATGGCATTCCAATATAACTAAAAGTCCTCTGTTAGTAATAAAAGAGGTGTGCTCCTGGTCAGGCCCATACATGGGAATTTGATTATACCTGGAGTATGCATCCATGAAGCTGAGCAAGGCATGTCCTGCCGTGGCGtcgaccaactgatcaattctttGCAAGGAAAAGCTATCTTTTGGGCACAATTTATTCAGATCAGTGAAATCTACACATGTTCTCCATTTGCCGTTGGGTTTTTTCACTAACACTGGACTGGCCAACCATTCCGGGTAAAAGGACTCCTGAATTAGTCCAACGTCCAAGAGCCTATCCACTTCTTCCGCTAAGGCCGTAGCCCTCTCTCCGCTTACGGCCCTGCGCTTTTATCGAACTCCTTTATGCTTGGGATCGATATTCAAACGGTGGCACATTACCTCTGGGTCAATTCCTACCATATCAGAATGGTTTCATGCAAATACGTCAAGGTTCGCTAAGAGAAAGACCGAGAGACCTTCCTTCACTGTTGGTACCAACTGAGACCCAATCCTTAAAACCTTACTCGGAACTTTTTTGTCGACGGGGATTTCAATTGTATCTTCTGCTGGCCCCACCTTCTCCGTTGGCATTGGTATCCGTGGATCCAGGTTGGGTGAACTATGATTTTCATTGTTCTGCAGAGAAGGCACATCCCCTTTAGGAGGAGCATCGACTTCTTTAGAAGCCGCGCCCTGCATCGCAGGGGCATCAACTTCCTTGATATTTCTTGTGGGCAAGGGCGCTCCCTCTGGGAGAGGGGTATCTACCTTATGCTCGTCCTGTCCGAGGCTTTGCAAGACGTCAAATCTTCCCTCTAGTCGTTCCCCATTGAAATCTGCTTGGACTACGGTGTTTGAGGATTCCTCTTCTTCCAACATTTCAATTCTGATTGTATCTTCCAAGAACAACATTTCCGGAGGAAGTTCAGAGGAGCACTCGTCTTCTTGTTCGACATGATAATGAACCTGGATTTCCTCGATCGGTCGCTCAATGCTCTTTTCTCGATCATCGTCTGATGCATCTTTGGTGTGGGAGTCTTTTCTAAAGCCTCTCATAGCTTGCCTGTAGCACTCCCGAGAGTCATACTAAGAGCCCTTTATACTCCCCACACCATTTGGCGTTGGAAACTTGATGGTAAGGTGGTGGATTGAAATAATAACCCTCATCTCCCGAAGAAAAGGCTGTCTCAGCAACACGTTATGGGACGACTCCTGATTCAGGACCTTAAACTCAAGCATTTTTGTTACGGACAGCAGGCTTTCCCCTAAAGTACCTGGCAATCGAATTGATCCCATAACTCTAACTCCCACGCCAGAGAAGCCATAGACCCACGAG
This genomic interval from Apium graveolens cultivar Ventura chromosome 8, ASM990537v1, whole genome shotgun sequence contains the following:
- the LOC141680845 gene encoding uncharacterized protein LOC141680845 gives rise to the protein MPFGLINVGATYQRLVNKIFKGQIGKTVEVYVDDMLVKSKKAEDHIADLAEMFQILRKFQMRLNPQKCVFGVESGKFLGFMVNHRGIKANLTKIKALLDMKSPTSVKQVQSLTGRIAALNRFVSKSSDSVGEGGSKPLVARILCEQKAHRIEVCTAYPLWHILHKPESSGRMLKWVVELGQFDLEYCPRTAIKGQTLVDFILEFDFEVDDKAIVLAEPSSQRNSPGDKREELPHPWWILHVDGAVNSNESGAGIVLIIPEGHRLISAIHFKFYITNNDAEYEALINGLKLALEVGVVNLIVRSDSELVVNQVNGGFQARGPQTELYMRYAQRLLETFGNASLKSVPREENSNADALAKMGSQMDSVQLGQIPLGIQEILSIPDVEVLQTQEIPRKSWMTPFHNYIQTGAVPEDKLQARRLRY